One Fimbriimonadaceae bacterium DNA window includes the following coding sequences:
- a CDS encoding S8 family serine peptidase, with protein sequence MRIQVTTRAFGRLFAGVAVFAGLSLLAGAQAPDTQDAIAQFRFTAVHRKAMAALKADSGLTRNPYAVLVKFRNEAAVSANEWAKFVAGATTLRKFQLVPGLELVATNGRSPEAVVADLERTPGVEYAELDVVMHVDQSGEQRFPSDPSFYPTSWGFHNDGQAFNGYQATAGADVNAPEAWWMTIGDPDFVVAIIDTGIQYTHHNLNDKIWSNPGEIVDGLDNDNNGYVDDIRGWDFSEGDNDPMDLNGHGTHVAGIVGAEEGGTEPLQGIVGMMWQCQLMPLRCFDANGSGLMSDAALALQYAVNKGVKVSNNSYGYSSGTIIQTLYDVIQASQTAGHLFVAAAGNEGSNNDKGKKRHYPASFDLDNIISVAATDMNDQMPSWSNYGASTVDVGAPGDYILSTWLLSQGVTQQFLSGTSQAAPFVAGTAGLLYVQNPGWTYQQVRNRILNTARPIAALAGKTVSGGVVDAGTALGNAPVGPPTPPNAPGTPSLGSSGGTVTIAWSDNSNNEDGFVVERERKVGNRWRETTTVGTVGADVTSTTDQPGSGTFRYHVRAFNGVGTSNWSGWAQINN encoded by the coding sequence ATGAGGATCCAAGTGACAACGCGCGCATTCGGCCGACTCTTTGCCGGAGTCGCCGTCTTCGCGGGGCTGAGCCTGCTGGCGGGTGCCCAGGCCCCTGACACTCAGGATGCGATCGCGCAATTCAGATTCACGGCCGTCCATCGAAAGGCGATGGCCGCCCTCAAAGCCGACTCCGGGCTGACGCGGAACCCGTATGCAGTTCTCGTCAAGTTTCGGAACGAAGCCGCAGTCTCCGCCAACGAATGGGCGAAGTTCGTAGCAGGGGCCACCACCCTGCGCAAGTTCCAGCTCGTTCCGGGTTTGGAACTGGTCGCCACGAACGGACGCTCACCCGAGGCGGTCGTCGCCGACCTCGAGCGAACGCCGGGCGTCGAGTACGCGGAGCTGGACGTGGTGATGCACGTCGACCAGAGCGGCGAACAGAGGTTCCCCAGCGACCCGAGCTTCTATCCGACTTCGTGGGGTTTCCACAACGACGGGCAGGCCTTCAACGGCTACCAAGCCACCGCCGGGGCGGATGTGAACGCGCCGGAAGCGTGGTGGATGACGATCGGCGACCCCGACTTCGTCGTGGCGATCATCGACACGGGCATCCAGTACACCCACCACAATCTCAACGACAAGATCTGGAGCAATCCGGGCGAGATCGTGGACGGCCTCGACAACGACAACAACGGCTATGTCGACGACATCCGGGGCTGGGACTTCTCCGAAGGAGACAACGATCCCATGGACCTCAACGGCCACGGCACGCACGTCGCGGGCATTGTCGGGGCGGAAGAGGGTGGCACCGAGCCGTTGCAGGGCATCGTGGGCATGATGTGGCAGTGCCAGCTCATGCCCCTGCGCTGCTTCGACGCGAACGGCAGCGGCCTGATGTCCGACGCGGCGCTCGCGCTCCAGTACGCGGTGAACAAGGGCGTCAAGGTCTCGAACAACAGCTATGGCTACAGTTCGGGGACGATCATCCAGACGCTCTACGATGTGATTCAAGCATCCCAGACGGCCGGGCACCTGTTCGTCGCCGCCGCGGGCAATGAAGGAAGCAACAACGACAAGGGGAAGAAGCGCCACTACCCCGCGTCCTTCGACCTGGACAACATCATCAGCGTGGCCGCGACCGACATGAACGACCAGATGCCAAGCTGGTCGAACTACGGCGCCTCCACGGTGGACGTCGGCGCGCCCGGCGACTACATCCTGAGCACCTGGCTCCTTAGCCAAGGCGTGACCCAGCAGTTCCTCAGCGGAACTTCCCAGGCCGCGCCCTTCGTCGCGGGAACGGCGGGTCTGCTCTACGTCCAGAACCCGGGCTGGACCTACCAGCAGGTTCGAAATCGGATCTTGAACACGGCGAGGCCGATCGCGGCTCTGGCCGGCAAGACCGTCTCGGGAGGCGTGGTGGACGCCGGTACGGCTCTCGGCAACGCGCCCGTGGGTCCGCCGACTCCACCCAACGCTCCGGGCACCCCGAGCCTTGGCAGCAGCGGAGGCACCGTGACCATCGCGTGGTCCGACAACTCGAACAACGAGGACGGGTTCGTGGTGGAGCGCGAGAGGAAGGTCGGCAACCGGTGGCGCGAGACCACGACCGTCGGCACCGTCGGTGCCGATGTCACGTCCACCACCGACCAGCCTGGCTCGGGGACCTTCCGGTACCACGTGCGGGCGTTCAACGGAGTGGGAACCTCCAACTGGAGCGGCTGGGCGCAGATCAACAACTAG